One Elusimicrobiota bacterium genomic region harbors:
- a CDS encoding 3'(2'),5'-bisphosphate nucleotidase CysQ, translating to MSETSLFLETARTAVYAAGRRVMELLCSPIETSRKADHSLVTNADHEANTIIREALRTAFPDHGLLSEETGREGPPDAKYLWVVDPLDGTRAYATGISGFSVMVGLLRDGKPSLGVVYDPLAHTLFEAEKGAGAYLVGPVLRTPLCVSPREDWLAMPVITSKGFPQEWRRSLEQKCGLRFLDPINSVGVKVGYVIRRLADLYLNHHPVHLWDTCAPQLILEEAGGRMTLWDGSPLTYALEGSFVHAQPTLATNGRRHEDMVSLLASLPSSS from the coding sequence GTGTCTGAGACCAGCCTCTTTCTGGAGACGGCGCGCACGGCGGTTTACGCCGCTGGTCGTCGGGTGATGGAACTTCTTTGTTCTCCTATAGAAACGTCCCGCAAAGCCGATCATTCCCTCGTTACCAACGCCGACCACGAGGCCAACACCATTATACGCGAGGCGCTTCGAACGGCTTTCCCGGATCACGGACTCCTGAGTGAAGAAACCGGGCGGGAAGGTCCTCCCGACGCGAAATACCTGTGGGTCGTTGACCCACTGGACGGTACGCGGGCTTACGCCACGGGGATTTCGGGATTTAGCGTGATGGTGGGTTTGTTGCGAGACGGGAAACCCTCCCTCGGGGTGGTTTACGATCCTCTGGCGCACACACTTTTTGAAGCGGAGAAAGGCGCAGGGGCCTATTTGGTGGGACCGGTCCTGAGGACGCCCTTGTGTGTTTCTCCCCGTGAGGATTGGTTGGCCATGCCGGTCATCACGTCGAAAGGATTTCCCCAGGAATGGCGTCGATCCCTGGAACAAAAATGCGGGTTGCGTTTCCTCGATCCGATCAACAGTGTGGGGGTCAAAGTGGGGTATGTGATCCGGAGGTTGGCGGATCTGTATCTCAATCACCACCCCGTTCATCTGTGGGATACCTGCGCGCCCCAATTGATTTTGGAAGAAGCGGGGGGCCGGATGACCCTCTGGGACGGGAGCCCTTTAACCTACGCTTTAGAGGGATCATTTGTTCATGCTCAGCCGACCTTGGCGACGAACGGGAGACGCCACGAGGACATGGTTTCGCTTTTGGCGAGCCTGCCTTCCTCCTCATGA
- the cysA gene encoding sulfate ABC transporter ATP-binding protein: MSIEVRGLTKRFGDFLAVDRVSFRMETGGLVALLGPSGSGKSTLLRMIAGLERPDAGDILLTGEESTSQSARERNVGFVFQHYALFKHMTIWDNVAFGLAVRKADPEEIRSRVSELLKLVQLEGFEHRFPGQLSGGQRQRVALARALAPRPRVLLLDEPFGALDAKVREELREWIRRLHEEARVTTLFVTHDQEEAMEISGKIIVMARGRIEQEGTPLEIFDHPATPFVARFVGETNSVDAVVNQQELVVWGPFRFTVTGPAVGSRVRIYFRPNDVYLSSVPETLQVEGKIIHTRFRGPLIEHQIDVGADQPIVAHVPKGVSLASGFAAGRRVYVGITAFHTFSLS, translated from the coding sequence TTGAGTATTGAGGTGCGGGGGTTAACGAAACGGTTCGGGGATTTCCTGGCGGTGGACCGCGTGTCTTTCCGGATGGAAACCGGAGGCTTGGTGGCCTTGCTGGGCCCTTCGGGGTCTGGGAAGAGCACTTTGCTTCGGATGATTGCGGGATTGGAGCGGCCGGACGCGGGCGATATTTTGCTCACGGGGGAGGAGTCCACGTCCCAGTCCGCCCGGGAACGAAACGTGGGGTTCGTTTTTCAGCATTACGCCCTTTTCAAGCACATGACCATCTGGGACAACGTGGCGTTCGGACTCGCGGTCCGAAAAGCAGATCCAGAAGAAATCCGATCTCGGGTAAGCGAATTGTTGAAATTGGTTCAACTCGAAGGGTTTGAACACCGCTTCCCGGGTCAGTTGTCGGGGGGGCAACGGCAACGGGTGGCCCTTGCGCGGGCATTGGCCCCGCGGCCACGGGTCCTTCTTTTGGATGAGCCTTTTGGAGCTTTGGACGCAAAGGTTCGGGAAGAGTTACGGGAATGGATCCGCCGCCTTCATGAAGAAGCCCGCGTGACCACTCTTTTCGTGACCCACGACCAAGAAGAAGCCATGGAAATTTCCGGGAAAATCATTGTCATGGCCCGGGGCCGTATTGAGCAGGAAGGCACACCCCTCGAAATATTTGATCACCCCGCCACCCCCTTTGTGGCGCGATTTGTGGGAGAAACGAATTCGGTGGATGCCGTGGTCAACCAGCAGGAACTGGTGGTGTGGGGCCCCTTCCGTTTTACAGTGACGGGGCCAGCTGTGGGAAGCCGGGTCCGAATCTATTTCCGGCCCAACGATGTGTATCTGAGCTCTGTCCCGGAAACTCTTCAGGTGGAAGGCAAAATTATCCACACTCGGTTCCGGGGCCCGTTGATCGAGCATCAGATTGATGTGGGGGCCGATCAGCCCATTGTGGCCCATGTCCCGAAAGGGGTTTCCCTGGCCAGCGGTTTTGCGGCAGGACGGCGGGTCTACGTGGGCATCACCGCGTTCCACACTTTTTCATTGTCATGA
- the hflK gene encoding FtsH protease activity modulator HflK, with the protein MPSPWDDDETPRDAVEQLLERLNQFKKQFNFNLLGVGGIVLGVILFLGALTSFYTIQPSEEAVVLRFGRYIRTEMPGLRFKFPFGIERAIKVRTKIIHQEEFGFRSSGTTGTRTQYSNRSFGEESLTLTGDLNVADVEWIVQYQISDPKKYLFNTREVLQNLRDANQSMLRRVVGDRLVNEVLTVGRAEIGEEVHRLTQEILDRYDMGVRIVTVKLQDVNPPASVRPAFNEVNAAKQEQEQAINQAEREYNRVIPEARGKAEKLVKDAEGYSAAVVNRALGDASRFQDILSAYRTAPQVTRTRLYLETLEEIYGRVKSMTIVDKKVQGVLPVFGNLTPDPQVKP; encoded by the coding sequence ATGCCAAGTCCATGGGATGACGATGAAACACCGCGCGATGCGGTGGAACAGTTGCTGGAGCGGCTCAACCAGTTTAAAAAACAATTTAATTTTAATCTCCTTGGTGTTGGTGGGATCGTCCTCGGGGTCATTCTCTTTTTGGGAGCGTTGACCTCCTTCTACACCATCCAACCCAGCGAAGAAGCGGTTGTTCTTCGTTTCGGTCGCTATATTCGGACCGAGATGCCGGGCCTTCGTTTTAAGTTCCCCTTTGGTATTGAACGGGCCATCAAAGTCAGAACAAAAATCATCCACCAGGAAGAGTTTGGATTCCGCTCTTCGGGAACGACCGGAACCCGGACCCAATATTCCAACAGGTCCTTTGGGGAAGAATCACTCACGTTAACTGGGGATCTCAATGTGGCCGATGTGGAGTGGATTGTTCAATATCAGATTTCGGATCCCAAAAAATATCTTTTTAATACCCGCGAGGTGCTCCAAAATCTGAGGGACGCCAACCAGAGCATGTTGCGAAGGGTGGTGGGCGACCGATTGGTGAACGAAGTTTTGACGGTAGGGCGCGCCGAAATCGGGGAAGAAGTGCATCGGTTAACGCAAGAAATTCTCGACCGTTACGACATGGGGGTCCGAATTGTGACCGTTAAATTGCAGGACGTGAACCCTCCCGCGTCGGTCCGGCCCGCTTTTAACGAAGTCAATGCCGCCAAGCAGGAACAAGAACAAGCGATCAATCAGGCCGAACGCGAATACAACCGGGTGATTCCGGAAGCCCGAGGAAAGGCGGAAAAACTGGTGAAAGACGCTGAAGGATACTCGGCGGCTGTGGTGAACCGCGCCCTGGGGGACGCTTCCCGGTTTCAGGATATTTTGTCGGCCTATCGGACCGCGCCCCAGGTAACGCGCACGCGGCTCTATTTGGAAACTCTTGAAGAGATTTACGGTCGAGTGAAATCCATGACGATCGTTGATAAAAAAGTTCAAGGTG
- the cysC gene encoding adenylyl-sulfate kinase, whose protein sequence is MSRKGFPWPAVLRQDGGSTWASPRSTLFHCHEELLLTTTPSETTPSNVYWHQGKLSEADRAEKLGQRGCVVWLTGFSGSGKSTLARELESLLVLQGKNAAVLDGDNLRMGLNMGASLLVEKAGYGDPAAKRFGLGFSEDDRRENIRRVGEVAALFSQNNVIAVTAFISPRRSDRAAARALLPPGRFFEIFCDTPLALCEERDPKGLYKKARAGDVAQFTGISAPYEPPESPDLVLPTGKETPSQCAARVVQLLKEKGMFL, encoded by the coding sequence ATGTCCCGAAAGGGGTTTCCCTGGCCAGCGGTTTTGCGGCAGGACGGCGGGTCTACGTGGGCATCACCGCGTTCCACACTTTTTCATTGTCATGAGGAACTGCTTTTGACCACGACTCCAAGTGAAACGACTCCCTCCAACGTTTACTGGCACCAAGGAAAGCTGAGCGAGGCGGACCGGGCAGAAAAACTTGGACAGCGGGGATGTGTGGTCTGGCTGACGGGTTTTTCAGGGTCAGGAAAGTCCACCCTGGCGCGGGAATTGGAATCGCTCCTTGTCCTCCAGGGGAAAAACGCGGCTGTGTTGGACGGCGATAATCTCCGGATGGGTCTCAACATGGGCGCGTCTCTCCTGGTGGAGAAAGCCGGATATGGGGACCCCGCGGCGAAACGGTTTGGGCTGGGTTTTTCGGAGGACGATCGGCGGGAAAATATTCGGCGTGTCGGTGAAGTGGCGGCTCTCTTTTCTCAGAACAATGTGATCGCCGTGACCGCGTTTATTTCCCCCCGCCGTTCGGATCGGGCCGCCGCCCGCGCGCTTCTTCCCCCAGGACGTTTTTTCGAGATTTTTTGCGACACGCCTCTCGCTCTCTGTGAAGAGCGCGATCCCAAGGGTCTGTACAAGAAAGCCCGGGCGGGGGATGTGGCCCAGTTTACGGGAATTTCCGCTCCCTATGAACCGCCGGAATCTCCGGACCTCGTTTTGCCAACGGGGAAAGAAACGCCCTCTCAGTGTGCCGCACGGGTGGTCCAACTTCTGAAAGAAAAGGGGATGTTTTTATGA
- a CDS encoding phosphoadenylyl-sulfate reductase, producing the protein MTVTPSLLEELRPLSEPGELLKSLHHRFGDRMAIGTGGQLTGAVIVALCVEAGFIPRVFTNDTGRLFPETLALFHRVEKKYGLTIERFSPTPEEVESMVSENGEFLFFDSKEKQELCCRLRKVVPNERALRTVDVWVTGLRADQSPERRNTPKLEMVEREDSGKKRTLLKVAPLVDWTEARVWDYVRAHDVPVNELMTQPLPGGWRYESLGCVICTTPIGPHEPRRAGRWRWFNQDVSKECGLHLPPPRV; encoded by the coding sequence ATGACCGTGACGCCGTCACTTCTTGAGGAACTTCGACCGTTGTCGGAGCCGGGGGAACTTCTAAAATCGCTTCACCATCGGTTCGGCGACCGTATGGCCATCGGAACGGGAGGGCAATTGACCGGGGCGGTGATCGTGGCTCTCTGTGTGGAAGCCGGATTTATACCCAGGGTTTTTACCAACGACACGGGCCGACTGTTTCCGGAAACCTTGGCGTTGTTTCATAGAGTGGAAAAGAAATACGGGTTAACGATCGAACGGTTTTCTCCGACCCCTGAGGAAGTTGAATCGATGGTGTCGGAAAATGGAGAATTCTTGTTTTTTGATTCTAAGGAAAAACAAGAACTCTGTTGCCGCCTTCGAAAAGTGGTCCCCAACGAGAGGGCCCTTCGCACCGTGGATGTCTGGGTGACCGGACTTCGGGCGGACCAATCCCCTGAACGACGGAATACGCCAAAACTGGAGATGGTAGAACGGGAGGACTCGGGGAAAAAGCGTACCCTTCTCAAAGTGGCTCCCCTGGTGGACTGGACGGAAGCGCGGGTTTGGGACTATGTGCGCGCCCACGATGTCCCTGTGAACGAATTGATGACGCAGCCGCTTCCTGGGGGGTGGCGTTATGAATCATTGGGTTGTGTGATTTGTACCACGCCCATCGGGCCCCACGAACCTCGGCGGGCCGGACGGTGGCGCTGGTTTAATCAAGACGTTTCAAAAGAGTGTGGTTTGCACCTCCCCCCTCCCCGTGTCTGA